ATGGTCGGTACGGGTGGGGGGTAAAAGGCGCACGGAACTCCGCTCACGAAGGGATAAAGGGGATGTAAAAGCGTCCTGATCAAGCCAGAAAAGCGCACATTCGGTCAAGATCTACGCATCGTGATCATCCACTCCATGCGAACGTGTGTTCAACTCTCGAAAAGCGGTATCCACAAGGGGGAATCGCCCTTACCGGACATGCGGGACGACATGTGGTCAACCATGACTGTCTGTAAACATCCCAGGTCGCGACGAATCTATCGAGATCAAAACGTGATCGAGACTCACAGCCAACGTGCAGCAAAATGAGCGGAGCTTCGGGTGTGACCAGGCATTTTGAGGGGTAGAGCGCGCGATCTCTTAAACCTCAGGGGTCCTCCTGGCCCACGACTCACGACCGCGCACTGCCGTCAGACAACCGGGCCAGCGTTGAACACCCACCAAGCCGCCGTGGAGGTGACCGGTGGTCGTCGACTGGCAGGGTGCCGCAGTAGCGGGCCGGGCGGCCGGTGCGGGCCTGGGCGATCGGCTTACTGCACACCGGGCAGGACACCGGCGCCGACGTCGGAGCCAGGGCCGTGTTCGCCTTCTGGCCAGGTGAGAGACGGGGGTGATGACGGGGCCGGCGAGGCCTTCGCCGCCGCGGCGGCCGCCTTTTCCTTCGCTGCTTTCTCCTTGGCCTCCTGCTTGGCCCTGGCGGCGACCTGCTTGGCCCACAGCTTGGCCAACCCGCGCAGGCCGGTGTTGACCTCGGCTCGATCCCACTTGGCCGGGTCCCACCGGGTGGTGCCGAAGACGTGCTTGGCCACCTGGTACTTCCAGCCCTTGCGGTGGCGCAGGGCCCGCATGTGCTCTTCGTAGCCTTCCGGGCCGCCGCTGTCTTCCGGCGGGCAGGCGCGGCCGCCGCCGCTGCAGCGCGGGTAGGTGGTGTTCCTGGCCGCCCGGTGGACCTTCTCTACCTCGACGTCGTGGTCCCAGCAGTCGCCGAAGTCGTAGCGGTAACCGAGCCAGTCCCCTGCCCGGGGGATCAGGGCGGCCAGCGTCACCTTCGTCTCGTCGCGGGCGTTGTCGCCGTACTCGGCATCGCCCTTGCCGAACAGGTGCAGGTGCTGTTGCTCCCAGCCCATCGCGACCTGGATCACCTCGTGCAGCTGGTCCAGGGTCGCCGTCGACGGCACGTGGACGCGCCGCCACACCGGCGGGTGAACCTCGCGCAGGGTGACCTTGATCTGGTGAACGGTGCTCGCAGTGCCCACGGCGGTCACCGTATCGACGTGATCATCACGGAGTCAGCTGATCGCGGGCCTATCAGGCATGCGGAACGAAATTGCGTCGCGTGTCGGCGGACCACCGCAGTGGTCCGCAGTCACACGTCGGCGCCCTACTCGTCCTCCCCTGCGCCCTTGCCGAGCAATCGGGGCACCGTCCCCAAGGTGATCGCCCCGGCTGTACCGGCGCTGAGGAGCGCGGCAGGCCAGTCCGCGGCGGTGGCCAGGACAAGCGCGCAGGTGATCGCGGCCATCACCACGGTGGCCAGCAGGGTGAGCAGCGCGGCAAAAGAGAACATCTGATTCTCATCCTTCAGCAAGAGGGGGCGAATAGCCGGTGACCGTCAGGTCATCGGCCCAGAAAGTGATCAACTCCTCCGCGGTGAACCGACCGAACGGGGGCGTGAGCGGGATACGGCCGCTCTCCAGTGCCCAGATCGTCACCAGCAGGCACGCCATCTCCTCCGAGGTGCAGGAACAGTCGTGCTGCCGGCAGCCGCCGGGCCGCTCACAAGCACCCGTCCGAGCGACCCGGGCGACGGCCGGCGAACTGGCCGGACGGGCGGCGGACTGAGTGTCGGTGGCGGTGACGCACGGCATCGAGTGCCCTTCAAAGGTCGGGGGAGGTACGGCGGTGATCACGATGCCTGCCCCCGGTGCGCCGCCACCAGCGGTTCAAACAGGGTCGAACGAGGTCGACGCGGTGCGTGCGGACATCGGTGTCGGGCCGAACGGACCCGGCCGGCCTCGTGGCCGGGAGCCGGGACCGTTCGACCTCGTTCGGCTTCGTTCGACCCGCGTCGGTGCCGACCTGGTCATGCGGTGTGAGCTGGCCTGCCGGAAGGCAGGCCATTCCGAACCATCTCGAATACTTGATCGACGCGCGGCTTGCCCCGTATCGGTGGCAACATGACTGACGTCACGATTCGTTGAGCCCCTCCCATCACGGCGTGACTCCCCCATTCCGTGATCACGAATCGGGCCAACAGCGATGACCCATGAGCAAGGCGCCGCCCTGCGCGCTTTCATCGCCCAGCTCAACGAGCTGCGCGACCAGGCCGGCGAGCCGTCCCTGCCCTTCCTGCGCAAGCTGTCTCGCGGACCGCTGCCCAACGGCGAGCAAGGGCGCGAGCTCGCCAACAGCACCACCCAGGAGATCCTCAGCGGCAAACGCCGTCTTCCGCCTTCCTGGGCCTGGGTGGTTTCCTTTGTCGCGGCCTGCCACGAGGCGGCCCGCAAGGGGAACCTGGACGTCGGCCCGATGGACATGGCGATCTGGAGGACCCGCTGGCTGCACGCCAAAAACTCCGGCCGGGCGGCCACCATCCCGGATGGTGGCCCCTTCCCCGTCCCTCCTGCCGGGGCCGGCCTCGCCACGAACTCCCCGGCCGACCAGCTGACCGCCGAGGAGTTGATCCAGTGCTACCTCGACACCCACGGCCGCGTTGGCGCCCGTCTGGCCCGCCTGGCCGTCAACGGGGACGCTGATGCGTGTTTCGAGCTGGCGCTGCTCACCTTGCTGCGCGGCTGGGGCCACGACGGCATGGCCTGGCTGGGCCGCGCCGTTGATGCCGGCCACGAGGGCGCGATGGCACTACAGGACGCCCACGACCTGCGCACGCAGGCCGCTGACGTCGCCTACCGGCACGGCTGCGCGCTCGAGGCCGGTGGCGCCACCAGAGCCAGCATCGCGCACTGCTTCTACCGGCTCGCTGCCGAGACCGGCCACCCCGAGGCAGTCGCGAAGATCACCGGCATGACCACACCGCCACACCCGACCCCATCGGCCACGCCGCTGCCCGCCCCGGTCTCCGGCGTCTCCTTCACCGAGCACCTCCCCGGATTACTGGATGACGCCTGCGCCGACCACCGGTCCTGCCGGTTCGGCTTGTCCTGGCATGCGATCGAATCCCTGCCGGAACAGAGCATCAGCATCCCCGCTAGTGACCCGCCCGCCCCCAGCGGCCTGATGCAGAGCCCCGTACGGGTGCCGGTAAGGCTCGTGTCACTAGCCCCCGTGACAACGAGGATGTTCCCCAGCTCAACGGCCTCGGACTTAGCGGACAGAATCTGATCGTTTCGGGTCTGTCTGATCGGCTATGGAGCCGTGACCAGCCATAACGTCCAATAAACAACCGTTTTCGGGACTCCTTGTCGATGGCGGTCCCCACAGGTCATCACGGTGGACGTAACAGCGCTTCTGCCTACCCGTACGGGCCTGGTGAGCGAGTTCGACGAGCCAGACCGGAGCGGGCGGTCGGCACAGCGCCGTGACCCCGGTCAGGAACTGCCGGTCCTGCGGTTGATGCTGGTTGGAGCGGTGCTCGCCTTGGTGATGAGGACCGCGAAGCAGGCGCTAAATGGATGCCATCTTGACTGGGTGGCAAGGTACAGTTGAAACCAGCTAAGTACATGCGAAGCCCCGGACGCGAACCTGGGGCAGACAGCAGAGAACCCCGGTCACTCGCGAAACTCCCGAAACTCGCGGTGAGATCTCACGGTGTGATGGGCGGTTCGGCAGCAGGGTGCTGGCTTTCGTCGCCCACTGCGGTGGGCGCTGGCGCACGACGAATCCCGGCGGTGCGGGCGGCGTGGCGCCAGTCGGCCGCGACGGCCTGGTGGGGGGGCAGCCGGAATACGGGAGAAAGACACCGCGGCCGGATGTTCCTGCTGGTTAGTGGCGTCGGCGGGGTGGGGCGAGGTGTTCGGTGACGGCGGCGATGGCTTCGCTGCCGGGCCGGGTGTAGCGCATGGCGGTGCGGGGGTTCTTGTGCCGGGTCTTGGCCATGATGAGCTGCAGCGGAACTTCGGCGTCGCCGAGGTGAGTAGCGGCGGAGTGGCGGAGCTGGTGGAGGTTGAGTCCGGCGTACTTCTCTAGCAGCACCCGGGCGCGGTCGTAGCCCAAGCGGGCCTGGCCGGTGTATGGACAGATATCGGCGGCCGCGGGCCGTCGGGCAGGGACGGGGCGACGTTCGGACTGGAACAGCGGCCCCCGGGTGCGCTGCGTCCCGTCGGGCAGCCGGAGCAGCCGGGGCAGGAGATGGGCGGTGCCGGTGTCCCAGTACACCCATTCGATCGCCCCGCCCTTGGATCGGATCGGCGCGCGGCGTCCTTCGAGGTCGAGGTCTTCGACGTTGAGGGCGAGGATCTCGGCGGCGCGGGCGGCGGTTTCGTAGAGCATCCGCCACAGGGCCTTCTCACGCAGCGGCACGTCCCGGCGCGACAGCAGCCGGTGGATCGTCGTCTTCGCGACCGCCTTGGTTTCGTCCGGGGTCTCGCGGCGCCGTTCGACATCGCCCGGCACTGACGGGGCCACCCACCGCTTCTTCGTCGCGCACCAGGTGAGCCAGGAGGAGACCGCGGCCCGGTTGCGGTTCCACGTCGCTGGCGCGCGCTCACCCCACAACTGGGTGAGCGCAGCTCCGACCTCGTCGTCGTCGACCTCAGCCAACAGCCGGCTCGCACCCAGAACCGTGGCGGTCCGGTCGATCGCCGAAGCGTAGGCGCGATGCGTGTTCGGATTGCCGATCCGGTTCGTTGACAGGAACTGCTCGGCGGCCGCGGCGAGGTCGACGCCGTCGCCACGCAGCGGCGAGACCTTCCGGCCTGCGGCCGCGCTCACACCGACGACCGGGTGATGTACCGGATAACGTGCGTGAGTGGCGCACCGTCCCGGGGAACGAATCCCCTGCTCGACCATGGCGGCTGGCAGGTCATGTACGTGATAATAGACTGTTATCACGTACATGGGCGGTGCGTGTCATAGGCGCGATAGGTCGCGTCTTTGGCCGAGATACCAGTTGCTCGTCTGGTTAACCTCGATGGTGATCTTCAGGACTTCGGGACCGGTGGAGACGGTCTCCGCCAGGACCTCGCCCTGGGGAGAGATGATCATGCCGGGGCAGTGCTGGAGGGTGGCTTTCGGCGGCCAGGGCGTTGGCGGCGTCGGTGATGTCATAGGCAGTGAAGTAGATGGTGCAGTCGGCGAGCCCGCAGCCCGTTTCTGCCAGTTCGGCACCCCCAGCACGCGGGATGAGGGTCAGGCGGTGGTTGAGCGCGTCTGCGCCTCGCAGCCTTCCACCCTGCGCATATGCGGCGAAGGTCGCAGCGGCCCGGAAAATTGACGGTGGCGGATGATATTCGTCGGGCATGGACAGGCTGCCGGAGAAACTCGGGTTCGACTGGATCGACGACATGTGCCTCAGCGAGGGGGCATGCGTAACCTTCACCGAGCATGACGATGTCAGGCATGTCGCTGCCGCGTTCGGCGGGCGCATGGACCATGCCGTCCTCATCGAGGGAGTACGGCCGCTCGACGAGGCGCTGGGCGTCGTCGAGGAGCGGTTCCCCGGCACCTGGGTGGGCAAGGGCCTGCCTGTGGCGCTGTTCGCCCGCCTGTCCGGGTGGGTGATCACGTTCGAGGACAACGGCGGTGAGGGCATCCGCAAGGAGATTCTTGAACGAGCATCAGGCACTTCCCGCGCGGCCAGTGTCTTCTGGAACGTCAACAGGGTGACTCGTGGCGCTTTCGCCGAGCACGGGCGAATTCTGGCGGAGGTGTCAGACGGGATACCCGTGGTGCACGGTGCTGGCGACGGCCGCATCGACGCGGCACTGGAGGGGTTGGACGGGGAGGACCCGTTGGGCTTCTTGTTCACGCTGTCCGCCCGGTTGACCGGGCAGGTGTTCACCCCTGAGTCGCTGAACGGCGAGTTCCTGGCCGTCCCGTTGGTCCCATGGCCGCAACCGGACGCTGACGGGCGGCTTCTCAGGCCGGAATTCGACGGGGCGCTGGGCGACGCGCTACGTTCCGCGGGTGAGGGCTCCCTGCGGCGGGCCGCGCTCGCCGCAGCGCGGTACGCCGTCAGTGTGGCGGGGATCTCCAGCCATCCGGTGATCATCGACACCCTGGCGGCCTGGCCGGAACGGCCGGCGCTCCTGGAGCGGATGGCCCGGTCGGTGGGATCGCGGCGTGCCGACGATCCGAACCGGATACCTCAGCAGGCGCGGCCCGCCCGCGCCGAGCCCACGCCGGCCGACGACCCGGCGGGCGGTTCGCTGCGCATCGCTCTCGAGGCGATGCGCAGCCTGCACCGCAGGCAAATGGGATATCCGGAGGGCGTGTCCTCCTCCGAGCCGGGGCATGCGATGGCCGTCCAAGCACTCGTCCAGGCGACGGAGACGTCCGCTCCGGCGATCGCGGCGTACCGCGCCATCACGTACGCCGACGAGGCGCGGCGGGAGCTAAGGCACGACGTGACGGAACTGCGCGAGGCCGTGATGCGGGCGTTCGCGGCATCGTAGCTACCCGCCCGGCCACGCACGTGCTGGCTGCGTGCGGGCCGCTCCACCACCACGCTGGAGGGCGCGCACGCTCCGGCTGCGGGCCCG
This window of the Nonomuraea africana genome carries:
- a CDS encoding plasmid pRiA4b ORF-3 family protein, yielding MGTASTVHQIKVTLREVHPPVWRRVHVPSTATLDQLHEVIQVAMGWEQQHLHLFGKGDAEYGDNARDETKVTLAALIPRAGDWLGYRYDFGDCWDHDVEVEKVHRAARNTTYPRCSGGGRACPPEDSGGPEGYEEHMRALRHRKGWKYQVAKHVFGTTRWDPAKWDRAEVNTGLRGLAKLWAKQVAARAKQEAKEKAAKEKAAAAAAKASPAPSSPPSLTWPEGEHGPGSDVGAGVLPGVQ
- a CDS encoding sel1 repeat family protein, coding for MTHEQGAALRAFIAQLNELRDQAGEPSLPFLRKLSRGPLPNGEQGRELANSTTQEILSGKRRLPPSWAWVVSFVAACHEAARKGNLDVGPMDMAIWRTRWLHAKNSGRAATIPDGGPFPVPPAGAGLATNSPADQLTAEELIQCYLDTHGRVGARLARLAVNGDADACFELALLTLLRGWGHDGMAWLGRAVDAGHEGAMALQDAHDLRTQAADVAYRHGCALEAGGATRASIAHCFYRLAAETGHPEAVAKITGMTTPPHPTPSATPLPAPVSGVSFTEHLPGLLDDACADHRSCRFGLSWHAIESLPEQSISIPASDPPAPSGLMQSPVRVPVRLVSLAPVTTRMFPSSTASDLADRI
- a CDS encoding site-specific integrase, whose protein sequence is MSAAAGRKVSPLRGDGVDLAAAAEQFLSTNRIGNPNTHRAYASAIDRTATVLGASRLLAEVDDDEVGAALTQLWGERAPATWNRNRAAVSSWLTWCATKKRWVAPSVPGDVERRRETPDETKAVAKTTIHRLLSRRDVPLREKALWRMLYETAARAAEILALNVEDLDLEGRRAPIRSKGGAIEWVYWDTGTAHLLPRLLRLPDGTQRTRGPLFQSERRPVPARRPAAADICPYTGQARLGYDRARVLLEKYAGLNLHQLRHSAATHLGDAEVPLQLIMAKTRHKNPRTAMRYTRPGSEAIAAVTEHLAPPRRRH